A genomic stretch from Desulfurococcaceae archaeon MEX13E-LK6-19 includes:
- a CDS encoding ABC transporter substrate-binding protein, translated as MRYRSALTKTSIAIVIILIAIAIAAGTITLYPWFLAPQQETTITTTITTTTTTTTTTTTTTTTVPPTVITVTDFRGKTVTLEKPAERIVVLSSYWAEILLALGAGDKIVGIGSYVPYDHYLPASIRNKTVVGSVFKGVNIEEVAALDPDVVIMDCGYSKADEIAEQIENLGIPVVGLFIRSINDEVKALEILGKIVGAEDKAEELKEFIITRYQTLLEKASTIPDEQRLRVVMISGTSILKEGQLSVYANTSWGRAVEDVGAINIALKEFPNEEWPKIDFETLASWDPDVIVIISSVSKIQTVLDKIANDPKWETLKAYKNNKIFVIPCWSSIGGVLDWGPRDIIGREYLAKILYPDVYSDVDWRADMEYLLRNFYGVFIPKQAFAAYNIVWKEVIDMTNTTVKIPRKVERVVDFITYETLIAFGVMDKLVGVSKYAYTNVLVKTAYPNITEIPSPGSSFSVNIENLTALDPDLVIIWPYKPDVIEQIETMGIPVVKIQLYSYEDIKRLLWLIGTIFDKRDRAEELVNDMDHIVSLVQERVKDIPDDEKLRVLYLWSKPTKVQGGKGTVNDFIVLAGGVNVAAKDLPDKTYVLVDFETIVSWNPDIIIIWYHARYNESTILNDPAWAAIKAVEEGRVYKEPYYEHWNMDASLFILWLAQKMYPEKFSDIDFMEIANEYYMKWYGVSYSDVVGE; from the coding sequence ATGAGATATAGAAGTGCTCTTACAAAAACATCTATCGCAATAGTAATCATCTTGATCGCTATCGCTATTGCAGCAGGCACCATAACACTATATCCATGGTTTCTAGCTCCTCAACAAGAAACAACTATCACAACAACCATTACCACAACAACTACGACTACCACCACTACAACTACTACAACCACAACAGTCCCGCCTACAGTTATTACAGTCACGGACTTCAGGGGCAAGACTGTAACATTAGAGAAACCTGCTGAAAGAATAGTTGTTTTGTCATCATATTGGGCCGAGATCCTCTTGGCATTAGGTGCTGGAGACAAGATAGTTGGTATAGGTAGTTATGTACCCTATGATCACTATTTACCTGCTAGTATAAGGAACAAGACTGTTGTTGGAAGCGTGTTCAAGGGAGTGAATATAGAGGAGGTTGCTGCACTGGATCCTGATGTAGTTATCATGGATTGTGGGTACAGTAAAGCCGATGAGATTGCTGAGCAAATAGAGAATCTCGGCATACCCGTAGTAGGCTTGTTCATAAGATCAATCAACGACGAAGTAAAGGCACTAGAAATACTGGGCAAGATAGTGGGTGCTGAAGATAAGGCCGAGGAGCTAAAGGAGTTCATAATCACACGTTACCAGACACTACTAGAGAAAGCATCTACCATACCTGATGAACAGAGGCTACGAGTAGTCATGATATCCGGGACAAGTATACTCAAGGAAGGACAGTTGAGTGTCTACGCAAACACTTCTTGGGGTAGAGCAGTAGAGGATGTTGGCGCAATTAATATAGCTCTCAAAGAGTTCCCCAATGAGGAATGGCCTAAGATAGACTTCGAGACGCTCGCGTCATGGGATCCTGATGTAATCGTGATTATATCATCTGTCTCCAAGATACAAACCGTGCTAGATAAAATAGCAAATGACCCTAAATGGGAGACTCTCAAAGCGTACAAGAACAACAAGATCTTTGTTATACCATGCTGGAGCTCTATAGGCGGAGTACTTGACTGGGGGCCTAGGGATATTATTGGCCGCGAGTATCTTGCCAAGATACTCTACCCCGATGTATATAGTGATGTAGACTGGAGGGCTGACATGGAGTACTTGCTCAGGAACTTCTACGGAGTCTTTATACCAAAACAAGCATTTGCAGCATACAATATTGTGTGGAAAGAAGTAATAGACATGACTAACACCACAGTAAAGATACCTAGGAAAGTTGAGAGAGTAGTAGACTTCATAACCTACGAGACACTCATAGCTTTTGGCGTCATGGATAAACTCGTTGGTGTATCGAAATACGCTTACACAAACGTCTTAGTCAAAACAGCTTATCCCAACATAACAGAGATACCTAGCCCTGGCAGTAGTTTCTCAGTAAACATTGAGAACCTTACAGCACTTGACCCCGATTTAGTCATAATATGGCCTTATAAACCCGATGTAATAGAGCAGATAGAGACCATGGGTATTCCTGTAGTAAAGATCCAGCTGTACAGCTACGAGGATATAAAGAGGCTGTTATGGCTTATAGGAACTATATTCGATAAGAGGGATCGTGCTGAAGAGCTAGTCAATGACATGGATCACATAGTTAGCCTGGTACAAGAACGTGTCAAGGACATACCGGACGACGAGAAACTACGTGTTCTATACTTGTGGAGTAAACCAACAAAAGTACAGGGAGGTAAGGGGACAGTAAACGACTTCATAGTGCTTGCAGGAGGAGTCAATGTCGCGGCAAAGGATCTACCGGATAAAACATATGTTCTAGTCGACTTCGAGACCATAGTCTCCTGGAACCCCGACATAATAATTATATGGTATCACGCTAGATACAATGAATCAACAATCCTAAATGACCCCGCGTGGGCGGCGATAAAAGCTGTTGAAGAAGGTAGGGTGTATAAAGAGCCATACTATGAGCACTGGAACATGGATGCATCATTGTTTATACTATGGCTTGCGCA